GTTCTCCCAGTCGTCCTCGACGAAGCGGATGTCGTGCAGGGCCGGGTCGATGCCGATGGCCCGCAGCGAGCCCAGATAGAGCTCCTGCAGGTTGTCCGGGTTCGGCTTCAGGATGACCTGGAACTGGTAGTAGTGCTGGAGGCGGTTGGGGTTCTCGCCATAGCGGCCGTCGCCGGGGCGGCGGCTGGGCTGGACGTAGGCGGCCTTCCACGGCTTGGGGCCCAGCGCGCGCAGCACCGTCGCCGGATGCAGAGTCCCCGCCCCCACCTCGATGTCATAGGGCTGCAGGATCGCGCAGCCCTGATCGCCCCAGTAGCGCTGGAGCGTGAGGATTAGATCCTGGAAGGCGAGCGGTTCGGTCACGGCACGTCTTTGGGCAAAGAGAAAGGCGGCGGACCCTAGGGCCCGCCGCATTCCAACTCAACTCACTGCTTGGGTGAGATTACGACTGCGGCTTAGGAGCCATGTCGTCGGTCTGGCCGTCGGTCGAGTTCGGGACCGGGGGCGAGGCCGTGGTGGTCGTGCTCTCGGCCGGCTGGCCGTTCGGAGCGCGCACGGCCTCCGGCGTCGGACTGGCGCTGGTGGTCGTGGCCGGCGGCGTCGTGGTCGTGTTGGTCGAACCCGCCGGAGCCATGGTGCTGTCGGCCGGCGGCGGCGAGGTCTCGCCGTCCGTGGTGGCCGAGTCGTTGTCCATGTCGTCGCCGGTCATGGATTCGTCGGTCGGCGGTGCGACGGCGTCCGTCGCCTCGTCGGCGGGCGGAGCGGCCGTGGTGGCGTCCTCGGCGGGAGCCGCGGTCTCCTCTTCCGCGTCACCGGCGGCGACCTGGCTGGCACCGGGGTTCAGGACGCGGTCGATGGCGAAGATCGCGCCGTTGGAGGCGTCGATGTCAGCCGTCGTGACGGTGGCCTCGTCGACCTTGATGGCCGAACCGGTGCCGTCCAGCTGGACCTGGGTGCGGGCCGCGGTCTCGACGCCACCCTTGGTGCCCTCGATCTGGCTTGAGTTCACGTCGGCAACGACCACGTGATACAGCAGCAGCTGGCGCAGCTCATTGACGTTGGCCGGATCCATCAGGCGCGTGCGCTCCGCCTCGGGCAAGGCCGCGAAGGCGGCGTCGGTCGGGGCGAAGATCGAGATGGCCGGCTGCGACGTCAGGGTCTCGGTCAGCTGGGCCGCATCGATGGCCGCCAGCAGTGTCGTGAACTGGCCGTTCGACTTCAGAACGTCGACGATGGTGTTGCCGGCTGCGGGCGTGGCGGCCTGCGGCGGGGTCACGGCCTCATTCGGCACCGGCGTCGGCGCGGCCGACTGGGCAGGCGGCGTGGCGGGCGTCTGGGCCGGAGCCATGGCGTCCTGGGCGAAAGCGGAGCCGGCACCGAACAGAGCGATGGCGGCGGTGGCGGTCAGAAGGCGAGTGCGAAGCATGTCAGTTTCCTTTTCAATGCTGCACGGACCAGCGGGGAGGAGTTGATCGCGGCCCGTAACTGAGTGTTACGAGGCATAAGAAGCCTCAACCTCGGGTACAGGTTCCATGTCGGATCACGCTGATTTGAAACAAGGCGAAGCTTCTGGTCATCTTGTGGCCATTGACAGGCCGCGGTCGAGATGACGCCGTTACATAGCCTTATTGCCTAGCTGACGACCGTGTTGCCGCCCAGAAGCGTCGCCACGGCCCAACTTGAGCCGTTATTACTGTGAAGGTTCACAGCGGCGGATGCGGCCTGTCCGGCGGTGTCGAACAGGCCAAACACCGTCGCCCCGGATCCCGACATCCGGACGAAGCGCACGTCCGGCTGGCGGGTCATGGCCTCCAGCGCGGCCGCGATGGCCGGTTCGAGGCGGACGGCGGGGGGTTCCAGATCGTTTCGCGTGGCGCCGAGCCAAGGGATGACCCCGTCCAGGGTCCAGTCCGGCGGCGGTGCCGGACGCAGTGCATTACCCGAGGGATCGGCGTCGTAGGCGCGATAGACCGCGCCTGTCGGCGACGGACGACCGGGGTTGTAGAGAACGGCGTGAAGGGACGGCAGGTCCGGGGCTTCGACCAGGACCTCGCCCAACCCTTCCGCCCAGGCGGAGCGGGCGCGCAGGCACATGGGACCGTCGGCGCCGACGATACGGGACAGATCCTCGAGCGCATCCTCCGACAGGCCGAACCCCAGAGCCTCATCGGCGAGCCGCAGCGCCGCGCCGGCGTCGGACGATCCGCCCCCCAGCCCGGCCGCGATCGGCAGGCGCTTGTCCAGGGTCACGTGCAGGGGGAGATCCGACAGGCCCCGGTCGGCGGCCAGGGCCCGCAAGGCCTTCAGGATCAGGTTGTCCCCCTGCCCGTCCAGCGCGCCGGCGAACGGGCCCGTGACCGTCAGCGACAAGCGGTCGGCGGGCTCGACCGTGACGAGGTCGCCGACATCGGCGAAGGCGACCAGGCTGGACAGGGGGTGATAGCCGTCCGGCCGCACCGCCCCGACGTGCAGGAACAGGTTGACCTTGGCCGGGGCCAGTCGGGACAGCGTGGCCAGATCAGCCCCCGGTCGACGGGGGCACGTCGGTCAGGCCCTGTTCCAGCTTCTTCTCGACCTCGGCGCGACGTTCGGCGTCGGGATCCAGCGTCAGAACGCGGTTCCACTGGAAGCCCGCCTCGCGCCGGCGGCCGACCTGCCAGTAGGCGTCGCCGAGGTGGTCGTTGATCTCGGCGTTGGCCGGCTCCTTGGCCACGGCCTGTTCCAGGGTATCGACGGCGATGTCGTACTGACCCTGGCGGTACTGGGCCCAGCCGAGGCTGTCCTGGATGTTGCCGTCCTCGGGATCGGCGGCATGGGCGCGCTGGATCATGGCGGCCCCTTCGGCGACGCGCGTGCCCTTATCGACCCAGAGGTAGCCGAGGTAGTTCAGGAACGACGGCTCATTCGGCTCGGCCTGAAGCGCGGCCCAGAGCTCGCCCTCCGCCTCGGGCACGCGATCGAGCGATTCATAGGCGACGCCGCGCATGAACCGGACGTTGGCGGACTGGTCGGCGGTGTTCAGCAGCGGGCCGTTCAGGACGTCGAGCGCCGGTTCCCAGCGTTCCAGCTTCATCAGCTGGCTGGCGATCAGACCGGCGATGCGCGGATCGGTCGGGGTCGCCGCCTCGGCCTGACGGTAGGCCGCGAGCGCCTCCTCGGGCTTGTCGGCCTTGTCCAGGGTCAGCCCGAGCGCCACGCGGGACGCGGCATAGACCGACGGATCCTCGTCGGACACCTGTTCCAGCGTGGCCTGGGCCGGACCTTCCAGATTGGCCTGGGACAGCGTCGAGCCCAGGCGATAGAGCGAGGCCGGGTCGCGATCGAGGTTCAGCGACAGGCGCAGATAGACGACGGCGAACTCATTGGCCCCCTCGGCCGAGGCCTGCTGGGCGGCGATGGTCAGGGCCTCGGCCGCCCCCTCGCGGAAACTCGGCAGTTCAGGCGCGCGCCCCCCGGCGGCGACGCGGGCGCGGGCGGCGGTCAGGGCGAGATCGCCAGCCCCGGCGGCCAGCCCGGCGTCATAGACGGCCAGGGCCTCGTCCCGACGGCCCCGCCGCTCCAGGAAGTTGCCGTAGGCGACGCGGAACAGCGGTCCGGTGCGGGCGTCCTCGGCCAGCGTCTTCAGGGCGGCGTCGGCCTCGTCGTAGCGACGGCGATGCTCCAGCAGGCGCGCACGGTCGTAGCGACCGAGCACGACCGTCAGGGGATCGGCGGTCGGATTGGGCTCGGCCAGGGCGGTATCCCAGTCGCCCGCGGCGGCGGCGACCCAGGGCGCGATCAGGGTGCCGGCCCGGGCGTGAGGGGCACCGATGGGACGGGCCGCCAGCGCCGCATTGGCCGCCCGGGCGTCCCCGGCGACCAGATTCTGGATCACCGATACGAGGGCACCGGCCTCGGAAATGACGGGCGAGACGCCTTCGTCCGTAGGCGAGATGCGGGCGGCGAGGTTCAGGTCCCCGGCCAGGAGGGCGGAGGTGAAGGCCTGTTCGCGCACGATCGGCTGCTCGGGCGTCAGGCTCTCGACCCGGGCCAGCAGGTCGGCCCCTTCGGCGGACTCACCGGCGCTCAGGGCCGACCGGCCCGACAGATAGAGGCCGTAGGCGCTGCGGCCCTGGCCGTCGCGCGGGGCGGGCGACCAGACGCGGGGGATGGCCTCGATGGTGGGGGCGGACGCGGGCGCCGCGCCGGCTCCGTCCACGATCAGGGGCGGTGACAGGGCCTCGGGGTCGACGACGATGTTCGGACGCGGGGGCAACCGCTCGGGCGTCGTCGGTACGTCCTGGGCGGCCGCGGGATGCGCCGCGGCAAGGGCGAGGAGAGAGGCCGGGACGAGGAGGATACGCATGGGGATGAACGTCGCGGCTTTGGGGGCGGTCCGCAAGGGGCAAGAGGCAGCAGGGGTCAGCCGGCCGTCGCCTCTGCGAGGTCGGCGAGCCTTTGGGCCGCGTCGGGGATGGCCACCGAGCGGGCTGCGGCGCTCATGGACGCCAGCCGACCCGGGTCGGCGAGAACGCCGGTGACGGCGGCGGTGAGGGCGTCGACCGTCACGTCGTCCTCGAGGATGACCTCGGCGGCGCGGACATCCGTGAGCAGTCTGGCATTCAGGCGCTGGTGGTCGTCGGTGGCGATCTTCAGCGGGATCAGGATGGACGGCATGGCGGCGACGGCCAGCTCGGCGCAGGTCGAGGCCCCGGCGCGGCCGATGACCAGATGGGCGCGCGACAGACGGCCGGCCATGTCGCGGAAGAAGGGCGCGACCTCGGCCTCGATCCCGGCCTCGAGGTAGATCTGCCGCGCGGCTTCCAGCGTCTCCGGGCGCGACTGCTGCTGGACCTTCAGGCGGCGGCGGAGCGCGTCCGGCAGGGCGGCCAGCGCGCGGGGGGTGGTCTCCGACAGGATGCGGGCCCCCTGCGAGCCACCGGTGACGAGGACGTTGATCGGGCCGTCGCCGGGGCTCGTCCAGGCGCGGTCGTAGAGGGCCCGGATGTCGGCGCGGACCGGAGCACCCACGACCCGGGCGCGGGCCTTCACGGACGGGCTGGCGCGTTCCAGCGTCGGGAAGGACGAGGCCACGGCGCGGACATGGGGGGCCAGGATGCGGTTGGTGCGGCCCAGGACGGCGTTCTGTTCGTGAATCAGGGTCGGCCGCTTCTGCAGGATGGCGGCCACCAGGGCCGGGGCAGACGGATAGCCGCCGAAACCCACGACGACGTCGGCCTTCAGACGGGTGAAGGCCGAGCGCGCCTGCTGGACGCCGCGCACGATGGCGATGCCCGCCCTGGCCAGGGCGACGGGGCCCGATCCGGTCGCGGCGTCGAGCGCCAGCCGTTCCTCGGCCGGGAAGGCCTGGGCATACTGCTCGCCCCGGTGATCGGTCGCGAGGACGACGCGCCAGCCGCGCTCCGCCATCTCGCGAGCCAGGGCCTCGGCGGGGAACATGTGACCGCCGGTGCCGCCGGCGGCGACGACGCAGATGCGGCTTCGAGAGTTGGGCGCAACCATTTCAGTGCCTTACGTCGATTTTCGCGCGGAGGCGGCGAGAACAAGCGGATACCAGCTGGACTCGATCAGACGAGTCCAGCTTGTCCAATGAGTCCAGCTCGCTCCTTTAGGGATGTGGTCGGCGCGAGCAACACCCTAGGCCTTCGCTACGCCATTTCCGGTCGCAGGGGTCACGGCATCAGCATTCGACGCGGACGGGTCAGGCTGGCCCCGGGCTCATAGGCCCCGGGACGACGCCGCGTCAGGGCCAGGGCGAAGCCCATGGTCACGCCCATGGCCAGCATCGACGAGCCGCCATAGCTGATGAAGGGCAACGTCATCCCCTTGGTCGGGATCAGGTTCAGGTTCACCGCCACATTGATCGAGGCCTGCAGGCCGATCAGCATGAAAAGGCCCGCCGCCGCCGTCTGTTCGAAGGGGTCGTTCAGCTTCATGGCCCGGCGCATCCCGCGGATGACGATGAAGGCATACAGGGCGATCATCGCCAGGCTGAGGACGAGCCCGAACTCCTCGGCCCCCACGGAATAGATGAAGTCGGTGTGCAGGTCGGGGACGGAGCGTTTCATCACGCCTTCGCCGATGCCCCGCCCGACCAGACCACCGGCGCGGATGGCCTCCGAGGCGCGATCGATCTGGTGGGTGTCCTCGATGCCGGGGGCGACGAATTTGGCGACGCGCGACTGGACGTGGGGGAAGAGCAGATAGATGGCGGTCATGCCCGCCGCGAAGGCGCCCATCAGCACCGCGACCCAGCGCAGCGGCACGCCCGCCATGAAGAAGACGGCCATGAAGGTGGTGGTGATCAGCAGCGTCTGGCCGATGTCGGGCTGGATCAGCAGCAGGGCCACGGTGACCGCGTAGAACCCGAAGGCGATGGACACGCCAGGTACGCCCTGGCCCTTCTTGCCCTCCGCGAACATCCAGGCGGCGAAGACGATCAGGCTGGGCTTGGCGAACTCCGACGGCTGCAGGCTGAACGGGCCCAGGTTCACCCAGCGGGCGGCCCCTTTCACCGTGTCGCCGATGAAGGGCAGCATGGCCATGACGACGATCGCCCCTAGAAGGGCCAGCACCGCGATCCGGCGCACGCCCCGGGGACTGAGCAGCGACAGCGTCAGCATGCCGGCGATCCCGCCGGTCGAGAAGACGATCATCCGCCAGGAATAGTGGAAGGGATCGGTGATGGACTCATCGGCCAGGATGGCGGCGGGCGAGGACGCGAAGCTGAGTGCCACGCCGAGGCCGATCAGGATCAGGGCCGCGCCCAGCAGCGCCCGGTCGACCGTCCAGAACCACTGGGCGATCGGGCTGGGGTCATTCCGTGAAAACGGATGGCTGTAGGGGGCGGTCGCGTCGGTCATGGTTTCTCAACCATGAACCGAAGGGGTAGCCCCGAGGTTAAGAACGGCGGCCCGAAACGCCTCTCCCCTCACCTCGAAATCGGGAAACTGGTCGAAGCTGGCGCAGGCCGGGCTGAGGAGGACGACCGCATCACCGCCGGCGGCCCGGGCATCGGCGGCGGCCAGGGCGACGGCGGTGGCCATGTCGCCGGCGACGACGTGGGGGGTATCACCGAGGGTCGCGGCGAAGTCGGCGGCGGCCTCGCCGATCAGATAGGCCTTCGCCACACGCGGGAAGAGGTCGCGCAGGTCCTCGATCCCGCCGTCCTTGGCCCGTCCCCCGGCGATCCAGAAGCTGGTCGGATAGGACATCAGGGCCTGACGCGCGGCGTCGGCATTGGTGGCCTTGGAGTCGTTGACGAAGCGGACGGGGCCGAGATGGCCGACCGTCTCCATGCGATGGGCCAGACCGGGGAAGGTCATCAGGCCGTCGACGGCCGCCTCGGTCGAGACGCCGAGCGCGCGGGCGGCCGCGTAGGCGAAGGCGGCGTTCTGGGCGTTGTGGCGGCCGGGGAGCGAGCGTGCCGGGGCGAGGTCGGCAATAGCGACGCCGTCAGCGACGAGCTTGCCGCCGGTCGCGTCCACGATGATGAAGCGACCGGCGTCAAAGGCGGGCTTCTGGTCCGGAAGCCGGGTCGCCAGTTCTGCCACGGGCACGCCGCCGGCGGGATCGACGAACTGCGGCGGCGTCCGGGTCGTGATGGTGCTGAGCCGCAGGCCCCGGTCGTTCAGGGCGTTGACGGTCTTCCAGCCCCAGTCGTCGTCGACGCCGATCAGGGCGACCTTTTCGGGCGACATGACCTGGAACAGCCGGGCCTTGGCCGCGACATAGCCCTCCATCCCGCCGTGGCGGTCGAGATGGTCGGGGCTGATGTTGGTCAGGATGGCGACGTCGGGCGCGAAAGAGGTGGTCAGGTCCAGCTGGTAGCTGGAGACCTCAACGACATAGACGGCGTCGGGCGTAGGGGCCGAGAGGGCCAGCACGCCGATGCCGATGTTGCCGCCGATGTGGACGGTCAGGCCGGCCTGTTTCAGCACCCAGCCGATCAGGGCGGTGGTGGTCGACTTGCCGTTGGTGCCGGTGATGGCGACGACCTTGGGGCGAGCATCGGCGGGGATGGCGGCCAGCGCGCGGGCGAACAGCTCGATGTCGCCGATGACAGGCACGTCGGCGGCGCGAGCCTTGTCGACCGTCCAGTGGGGCTTCGGATGCGTCAGGGGCGCGCCGGGGGACAGGACCAGGGCGGCGAACCCGGACCAGTCGGCGGTGGTCAGGTCCTCGACCGTGAATCCTTCCGCCTCGGCCCGCATCCGGCCGGAGACGCCGTCGTCCCACAGGATCGGGACGGCCCCGCCGGCTTTCAGCGCGCGCGCGGCCGTGATGCCCGACCGGCCCAGGCCGAAGACGGCGACGCGGCGGCCGTCGAAGCCGGGAACGGGGATCATCGGTCTAGCGCAGTTTCAGCGTCGACAGCCCGACCAGGGCCAGCATGGCGGCGACGATCCAGAAGCGGATGACCACGGTCGATTCCGGCCAGCCCAGCTTCTCGAAATGGTGGTGGATGGGGGCCATCAGGAAGATGCGCTTCTTGGTGGCCTTGAAATAGGCGACCTGGATCATGACCGAGGCGGCCTCGACCACGAACAGGCCGCCGACGATGCCCAGCACCAGTTCGTGCTTGGTGGCCACAGCGATGGAGCCGAGGGCGCCGCCCAGCGCCAGCGATCCGGTGTCGCCCATGAAGATCTTGGCCGGGGGGGCGTTGTACCAGAGGAAGCCCGTGCCCCCGCCGATGATGGCGGCGCAGAAGATGGCCAGTTCACCCGATCCGGGGACGTGGTGGACGCCCAGATAGTCCGAGAAGATGAAGTTGCCGACCAGATAGCTGATGATGCCGAACGCCGCCGCCGCCATCATCACCGGCACGATGGCCAGGCCGTCGAGACCGTCGGTCAGGTTCACCGCGTTGGAGAAGCCCACGATCGTGAAGGCGGCGAAGGCGACGTAGAACCAGCCGATGTTCAGCAGCACGTTCTTGAAAAAGGGGAAGGCGATCGAGGTCTCGAGCCCCGGGGAGG
This DNA window, taken from Brevundimonas subvibrioides ATCC 15264, encodes the following:
- a CDS encoding 4-(cytidine 5'-diphospho)-2-C-methyl-D-erythritol kinase is translated as MATLSRLAPAKVNLFLHVGAVRPDGYHPLSSLVAFADVGDLVTVEPADRLSLTVTGPFAGALDGQGDNLILKALRALAADRGLSDLPLHVTLDKRLPIAAGLGGGSSDAGAALRLADEALGFGLSEDALEDLSRIVGADGPMCLRARSAWAEGLGEVLVEAPDLPSLHAVLYNPGRPSPTGAVYRAYDADPSGNALRPAPPPDWTLDGVIPWLGATRNDLEPPAVRLEPAIAAALEAMTRQPDVRFVRMSGSGATVFGLFDTAGQAASAAVNLHSNNGSSWAVATLLGGNTVVS
- the murD gene encoding UDP-N-acetylmuramoyl-L-alanine--D-glutamate ligase — protein: MIPVPGFDGRRVAVFGLGRSGITAARALKAGGAVPILWDDGVSGRMRAEAEGFTVEDLTTADWSGFAALVLSPGAPLTHPKPHWTVDKARAADVPVIGDIELFARALAAIPADARPKVVAITGTNGKSTTTALIGWVLKQAGLTVHIGGNIGIGVLALSAPTPDAVYVVEVSSYQLDLTTSFAPDVAILTNISPDHLDRHGGMEGYVAAKARLFQVMSPEKVALIGVDDDWGWKTVNALNDRGLRLSTITTRTPPQFVDPAGGVPVAELATRLPDQKPAFDAGRFIIVDATGGKLVADGVAIADLAPARSLPGRHNAQNAAFAYAAARALGVSTEAAVDGLMTFPGLAHRMETVGHLGPVRFVNDSKATNADAARQALMSYPTSFWIAGGRAKDGGIEDLRDLFPRVAKAYLIGEAAADFAATLGDTPHVVAGDMATAVALAAADARAAGGDAVVLLSPACASFDQFPDFEVRGEAFRAAVLNLGATPSVHG
- a CDS encoding fasciclin domain-containing protein — its product is MLRTRLLTATAAIALFGAGSAFAQDAMAPAQTPATPPAQSAAPTPVPNEAVTPPQAATPAAGNTIVDVLKSNGQFTTLLAAIDAAQLTETLTSQPAISIFAPTDAAFAALPEAERTRLMDPANVNELRQLLLYHVVVADVNSSQIEGTKGGVETAARTQVQLDGTGSAIKVDEATVTTADIDASNGAIFAIDRVLNPGASQVAAGDAEEETAAPAEDATTAAPPADEATDAVAPPTDESMTGDDMDNDSATTDGETSPPPADSTMAPAGSTNTTTTPPATTTSASPTPEAVRAPNGQPAESTTTTASPPVPNSTDGQTDDMAPKPQS
- a CDS encoding FtsW/RodA/SpoVE family cell cycle protein, which encodes MTDATAPYSHPFSRNDPSPIAQWFWTVDRALLGAALILIGLGVALSFASSPAAILADESITDPFHYSWRMIVFSTGGIAGMLTLSLLSPRGVRRIAVLALLGAIVVMAMLPFIGDTVKGAARWVNLGPFSLQPSEFAKPSLIVFAAWMFAEGKKGQGVPGVSIAFGFYAVTVALLLIQPDIGQTLLITTTFMAVFFMAGVPLRWVAVLMGAFAAGMTAIYLLFPHVQSRVAKFVAPGIEDTHQIDRASEAIRAGGLVGRGIGEGVMKRSVPDLHTDFIYSVGAEEFGLVLSLAMIALYAFIVIRGMRRAMKLNDPFEQTAAAGLFMLIGLQASINVAVNLNLIPTKGMTLPFISYGGSSMLAMGVTMGFALALTRRRPGAYEPGASLTRPRRMLMP
- a CDS encoding tetratricopeptide repeat protein; translation: MRILLVPASLLALAAAHPAAAQDVPTTPERLPPRPNIVVDPEALSPPLIVDGAGAAPASAPTIEAIPRVWSPAPRDGQGRSAYGLYLSGRSALSAGESAEGADLLARVESLTPEQPIVREQAFTSALLAGDLNLAARISPTDEGVSPVISEAGALVSVIQNLVAGDARAANAALAARPIGAPHARAGTLIAPWVAAAAGDWDTALAEPNPTADPLTVVLGRYDRARLLEHRRRYDEADAALKTLAEDARTGPLFRVAYGNFLERRGRRDEALAVYDAGLAAGAGDLALTAARARVAAGGRAPELPSFREGAAEALTIAAQQASAEGANEFAVVYLRLSLNLDRDPASLYRLGSTLSQANLEGPAQATLEQVSDEDPSVYAASRVALGLTLDKADKPEEALAAYRQAEAATPTDPRIAGLIASQLMKLERWEPALDVLNGPLLNTADQSANVRFMRGVAYESLDRVPEAEGELWAALQAEPNEPSFLNYLGYLWVDKGTRVAEGAAMIQRAHAADPEDGNIQDSLGWAQYRQGQYDIAVDTLEQAVAKEPANAEINDHLGDAYWQVGRRREAGFQWNRVLTLDPDAERRAEVEKKLEQGLTDVPPSTGG
- the murG gene encoding undecaprenyldiphospho-muramoylpentapeptide beta-N-acetylglucosaminyltransferase, with protein sequence MVAPNSRSRICVVAAGGTGGHMFPAEALAREMAERGWRVVLATDHRGEQYAQAFPAEERLALDAATGSGPVALARAGIAIVRGVQQARSAFTRLKADVVVGFGGYPSAPALVAAILQKRPTLIHEQNAVLGRTNRILAPHVRAVASSFPTLERASPSVKARARVVGAPVRADIRALYDRAWTSPGDGPINVLVTGGSQGARILSETTPRALAALPDALRRRLKVQQQSRPETLEAARQIYLEAGIEAEVAPFFRDMAGRLSRAHLVIGRAGASTCAELAVAAMPSILIPLKIATDDHQRLNARLLTDVRAAEVILEDDVTVDALTAAVTGVLADPGRLASMSAAARSVAIPDAAQRLADLAEATAG
- the mraY gene encoding phospho-N-acetylmuramoyl-pentapeptide-transferase, with product MFYLLYLYFGDAAKDYPLLNLVQYQTVRVALAMATAMIVAVMMGSRFISWMRVKQGKGQPIRADGPVSHLSKVGTPTMGGLMILAGIAVAVFLWGDLTNPYIWIVSAVTLAFAVLGFVDDYAKVTKQTSAGLTSKQKLVAQVIVSVIAGILVVLWTTYSPTSPGLETSIAFPFFKNVLLNIGWFYVAFAAFTIVGFSNAVNLTDGLDGLAIVPVMMAAAAFGIISYLVGNFIFSDYLGVHHVPGSGELAIFCAAIIGGGTGFLWYNAPPAKIFMGDTGSLALGGALGSIAVATKHELVLGIVGGLFVVEAASVMIQVAYFKATKKRIFLMAPIHHHFEKLGWPESTVVIRFWIVAAMLALVGLSTLKLR